The following coding sequences are from one Sulfitobacter sp. HNIBRBA3233 window:
- a CDS encoding PaaI family thioesterase, whose protein sequence is MSDPRQPLMDPAALNAFLREAFQQVADDFVVEDVKPFEVTVRTPIRTRHLRPGGTVSGPTMFALADVSAYVATLAMIGPKALAVTTNCSMDFMRKPADGVDLVATAKLLKLGRQLSVSHVLIHSVGLLAPVAQATMTYAIPPEPR, encoded by the coding sequence ATGAGTGATCCCCGACAGCCGCTGATGGACCCCGCAGCCCTTAACGCGTTCCTGCGCGAAGCATTCCAGCAGGTCGCCGACGATTTCGTGGTGGAAGACGTCAAACCCTTCGAGGTCACCGTTCGCACGCCGATCCGCACCCGCCACCTGCGCCCCGGTGGCACGGTCTCGGGCCCCACGATGTTCGCGCTGGCGGATGTATCGGCCTATGTGGCGACGCTCGCGATGATCGGGCCCAAGGCGCTGGCCGTGACCACGAACTGCTCAATGGATTTCATGCGCAAGCCCGCCGATGGCGTCGATCTTGTGGCGACGGCAAAACTGCTCAAGCTGGGGCGGCAACTGTCGGTGAGCCATGTGCTGATCCATTCCGTCGGCCTACTCGCGCCCGTGGCGCAGGCCACGATGACCTACGCGATCCCGCCCGAGCCCCGCTAG
- a CDS encoding DUF1127 domain-containing protein: protein MAHAQIRPTDALTVLTTARTLPLVAVASVKFAACVTEWVTRRRTRLALDHLEDWQLRDVGLTPSAAQREAQKVFWRA from the coding sequence ATGGCACACGCACAGATCCGCCCGACCGACGCCCTGACTGTCCTGACGACCGCGCGCACATTGCCGCTGGTTGCGGTGGCGAGTGTCAAATTCGCGGCTTGCGTGACCGAATGGGTAACCCGTCGCCGCACGCGCCTTGCGCTCGATCACCTCGAGGACTGGCAGTTGCGGGACGTGGGGCTGACACCTTCCGCCGCGCAACGCGAGGCGCAGAAGGTGTTCTGGCGGGCGTGA
- a CDS encoding PLP-dependent aminotransferase family protein, with the protein MDTIWMPEVDTRIKPKYRGVVQAIREAIGTGQLRPGDRLPPVRDLGWKLGMTPGTVARAYTLLTDEGVLIAEVGRGTFVAGRDKPQMPLNLLEIDSTPHNTGGDTDTVNLFSPALPDGGQARLIRSLLAEIASDPPSGVMHYPSRASAAPARAAMLHWLRSTPLGPLDQNDIVLSHGGQNGIMLVYQTVLKGRRPLILVEELSYPGFRRAAEVMRADVVPVKMDAHGLCPDSLAAAAERHPEAQLICTSPEVHSPTCGFTPQARREEIVEVARRYDLQIMEDDCYRMGLAQAPSYRQLAPERSWYVTSLSKTITPALRIGCAIGPRDQASALHRSAEHGFFGLATPLTDLAAKLLAHPELDAITARCRKGVEVYVKSAVNILGGYDLHWRADVPFIWMHLPGGWRASAFCRAAQMRGVRVRAAEEFAVRDAQSPHAVRMAINACVSLRSFEAGMERLRDLLDNPSDEIGV; encoded by the coding sequence ATGGATACAATTTGGATGCCGGAGGTCGATACTCGCATCAAGCCCAAGTACCGGGGCGTGGTGCAGGCGATCCGCGAAGCCATCGGCACGGGGCAGTTGCGACCGGGTGACCGGTTGCCGCCGGTGCGCGATCTCGGGTGGAAGCTGGGCATGACACCGGGCACCGTGGCGCGCGCCTATACCTTGCTGACGGACGAGGGCGTGCTGATCGCCGAGGTCGGGCGCGGCACTTTTGTCGCCGGTCGGGACAAGCCGCAGATGCCACTGAACCTGCTCGAAATCGATTCGACCCCGCATAATACCGGGGGCGATACCGACACCGTAAATCTGTTTTCGCCGGCCCTCCCGGACGGCGGGCAGGCGCGGCTGATCCGCAGCCTGCTGGCCGAAATCGCCAGTGATCCGCCATCGGGCGTCATGCATTATCCGTCCCGTGCCAGTGCCGCGCCCGCGCGCGCCGCCATGCTGCACTGGTTGCGCAGCACCCCGCTGGGGCCGCTGGACCAGAACGACATCGTGCTGTCGCACGGTGGGCAGAACGGCATCATGCTGGTCTACCAGACCGTGCTGAAAGGCCGCCGCCCCTTGATCCTGGTCGAAGAGCTGTCCTATCCCGGTTTCCGCCGCGCGGCAGAGGTGATGCGCGCCGATGTGGTGCCGGTCAAGATGGACGCCCACGGGCTGTGCCCCGACAGTCTGGCCGCCGCCGCCGAACGCCATCCCGAGGCGCAGTTGATCTGCACGTCGCCCGAGGTCCACAGCCCCACCTGCGGCTTCACTCCGCAGGCCCGCCGCGAAGAGATCGTCGAGGTTGCCCGCCGTTATGACCTCCAGATCATGGAGGACGACTGTTACCGGATGGGGCTGGCGCAGGCGCCCAGCTATCGCCAGCTTGCCCCCGAACGCAGCTGGTATGTCACGTCCTTGTCAAAGACGATCACGCCCGCGCTGCGCATCGGCTGCGCCATCGGCCCGCGCGATCAGGCGAGCGCGCTGCACCGCTCGGCGGAACACGGGTTTTTCGGGTTGGCAACGCCGCTTACCGATCTGGCGGCCAAGTTGCTGGCGCATCCCGAACTCGACGCCATCACCGCGCGCTGCCGCAAGGGGGTCGAGGTCTACGTCAAATCGGCTGTGAACATTCTGGGCGGCTATGACCTGCACTGGCGGGCCGATGTACCCTTCATCTGGATGCATCTGCCCGGTGGCTGGCGCGCCAGCGCCTTTTGCCGCGCCGCACAGATGCGTGGCGTGCGGGTGCGCGCAGCCGAGGAATTCGCGGTGCGCGACGCCCAGAGCCCCCACGCCGTGCGCATGGCGATCAACGCCTGCGTCAGCCTGCGCAGCTTTGAGGCGGGGATGGAGCGTCTGCGCGATCTGCTCGACAATCCCTCCGATGAAATCGGGGTCTAG
- the rplM gene encoding 50S ribosomal protein L13 — MKTFSATPADIDKKWIIIDAEGVVLGRLASIVATRLRGKHKPSFTPHMDCGDNVIVINADKVQMTGKKREEHFYWHTGHPGGIKSRTKGEILEGKHPERVVTLAVKRMLPGNRLSRQIMTNLRVYAGGDHPHEAQSPEVLDVKSMNKKNTRSA, encoded by the coding sequence ATGAAAACCTTTTCTGCAACACCGGCAGACATCGACAAGAAATGGATCATCATTGACGCCGAAGGCGTCGTGCTGGGCCGTCTTGCCTCGATCGTTGCCACGCGTCTGCGGGGCAAGCACAAGCCCTCTTTCACCCCTCACATGGATTGCGGCGACAACGTCATCGTGATCAACGCCGACAAGGTCCAGATGACCGGCAAGAAGCGCGAAGAGCACTTCTACTGGCACACCGGCCACCCCGGCGGGATCAAATCGCGCACCAAGGGCGAGATCCTTGAAGGCAAGCACCCCGAGCGCGTCGTGACCCTCGCGGTCAAGCGCATGCTGCCCGGCAACCGCCTGAGCCGCCAGATCATGACCAACCTGCGCGTCTACGCAGGCGGCGATCACCCACACGAGGCGCAGAGCCCCGAAGTTCTGGATGTGAAATCCATGAACAAGAAAAACACGCGGAGTGCATGA
- the rpsI gene encoding 30S ribosomal protein S9 produces MADEIKTLDDLKDVVTEDIGGVQGAAADETLNREPVRDELGRSYATGKRKDAVARVWIKPGSGKVVVNGKPQNEYFARPVLQMILAQPFSITGTEGQFDVYATVKGGGLSGQAGAVKHGVSKALQLYDPSMRAALKAAGFLTRDSRVVERKKYGKAKARKSFQFSKR; encoded by the coding sequence ATGGCTGACGAAATCAAGACACTCGACGATCTGAAGGATGTCGTGACCGAAGATATCGGTGGCGTTCAGGGCGCGGCAGCAGACGAGACGCTGAACCGCGAACCGGTACGTGACGAGCTTGGCCGTTCCTACGCGACAGGCAAGCGCAAGGACGCGGTTGCCCGCGTCTGGATCAAGCCCGGCTCGGGCAAGGTTGTCGTCAACGGCAAGCCGCAGAACGAATACTTCGCGCGCCCCGTGCTTCAGATGATCCTGGCACAGCCGTTCAGCATCACAGGCACCGAAGGCCAGTTCGACGTCTACGCAACCGTCAAGGGCGGTGGCCTGTCCGGTCAGGCCGGCGCGGTCAAGCACGGCGTGTCCAAGGCGCTCCAGCTTTACGATCCCTCGATGCGCGCAGCGCTGAAAGCGGCAGGCTTCCTGACCCGCGACAGCCGCGTCGTCGAGCGTAAGAAATACGGCAAGGCCAAAGCGCGTAAGAGCTTCCAGTTCTCCAAGCGTTAA
- a CDS encoding LLM class flavin-dependent oxidoreductase, translating into MKFSVLDLCPVPEGSDAAQAMRNTVDLARHAESLGYHRYWMAEHHNMPGIASAATSVLLGHVASQTSTIRVGAGGIMLPNHAPLTIAEQFGTLATLYGDRIDLGLGRAPGGDGNVWHALRRGREGQDSFPQDVMELQSYLADADPRAPVQAHPGQGTHVPIWILGSSLYGAQLAAHLGLPYAFASHFAPDALEEASYLYRRDFKPSAQLDAPHFMLAVNVLAADTDAEAAYLRTSVQQAFARLRTGKPGKLPRPVEDIDAEIGAGLRQGVDHALRISAVGSEDSVRRQLADLIDRYSPDELILTGQIHDQAARKKSFGIAAKVLNDMPQQADRPLESA; encoded by the coding sequence ATGAAATTTTCCGTTCTAGATCTTTGCCCCGTTCCCGAAGGATCGGACGCGGCGCAGGCGATGCGCAACACCGTCGATCTGGCCCGCCACGCCGAATCCCTTGGCTATCACCGCTACTGGATGGCCGAGCATCACAACATGCCCGGCATCGCCTCGGCGGCCACATCGGTTCTGCTGGGCCATGTCGCCAGCCAGACCAGCACCATCCGCGTCGGCGCGGGCGGGATCATGCTGCCCAACCACGCGCCGCTGACCATTGCCGAACAGTTCGGCACGCTTGCCACGCTCTACGGGGACCGGATCGATCTGGGGCTGGGCCGCGCTCCGGGCGGGGACGGCAATGTCTGGCACGCCCTGCGGCGCGGTCGCGAAGGGCAGGACAGCTTCCCGCAGGACGTGATGGAGCTGCAAAGCTATCTGGCGGATGCCGATCCGCGCGCGCCGGTACAAGCGCATCCGGGGCAGGGCACCCATGTGCCGATCTGGATCCTCGGCTCCTCGCTCTACGGCGCGCAACTGGCCGCGCATCTGGGGCTTCCCTATGCCTTTGCCTCGCATTTCGCGCCCGACGCGCTGGAGGAAGCAAGCTATCTCTACCGTCGCGATTTCAAACCCTCCGCGCAGCTTGACGCGCCGCATTTCATGCTGGCGGTGAACGTCCTCGCCGCCGATACGGACGCCGAGGCCGCGTATCTGCGCACCTCGGTTCAGCAGGCCTTCGCGCGGCTGCGCACCGGCAAACCCGGCAAGCTACCGCGCCCGGTCGAGGATATCGACGCTGAAATCGGCGCGGGTCTGCGGCAAGGCGTCGATCACGCGCTGCGGATTTCGGCCGTTGGCTCCGAAGATAGCGTGCGCCGCCAGCTTGCGGATCTGATCGACCGGTACAGCCCGGACGAGCTGATCCTGACCGGCCAGATCCACGATCAGGCCGCGCGCAAGAAATCCTTCGGGATCGCGGCAAAAGTGCTGAACGACATGCCGCAACAGGCCGACCGGCCACTGGAAAGCGCCTGA
- a CDS encoding TetR/AcrR family transcriptional regulator, which produces MPKRGYHHGNLRQALVDAALELIEEKGPTGFTLSEAAKQAGVTPAAVYRHFDGREDLIAEAALQGYEIFGELMEFAYKKGQPSALEAFEATGRAYLAFARRHPGHYIAMFESGISINHSAALATVANRANAVLERAAKDLSQHIPEDKRPPASMFSAHIWALSHGVVELFARNSPGRASPFPPEDLLESGIGIYLRGLGLIPPDK; this is translated from the coding sequence ATGCCTAAACGCGGATACCATCACGGCAACCTGCGACAGGCGCTGGTCGATGCCGCACTTGAGCTGATCGAGGAAAAGGGCCCCACGGGGTTTACCCTGTCCGAGGCGGCGAAACAGGCGGGCGTGACACCCGCCGCTGTCTACCGCCATTTCGACGGGCGCGAGGATCTGATCGCCGAGGCGGCCTTGCAGGGCTACGAGATTTTCGGCGAGTTGATGGAATTCGCCTACAAGAAAGGCCAGCCATCGGCGCTTGAGGCCTTCGAGGCTACGGGCCGGGCCTATCTTGCCTTTGCGCGGCGTCATCCCGGCCACTACATCGCGATGTTCGAAAGCGGGATCTCGATCAATCACTCGGCGGCGCTGGCGACAGTGGCCAACCGCGCCAATGCCGTGCTGGAACGCGCCGCCAAGGACCTCAGCCAGCACATTCCCGAGGACAAGCGCCCGCCGGCGTCGATGTTCTCGGCGCATATCTGGGCGCTGAGCCACGGGGTTGTGGAGCTTTTCGCGCGCAACTCGCCCGGGCGCGCGTCACCTTTCCCGCCGGAGGACCTGCTGGAAAGCGGGATCGGCATCTACCTGCGCGGCCTTGGCCTGATCCCGCCCGACAAGTGA
- the ppk2 gene encoding polyphosphate kinase 2: MELPFDGAISAFAENEAPQDIRAALQNDGKDKILTESYPHDTRMSRKQYDREMDALQIELVKLQAWAHESGTRIVIVFEGRDAAGKGGTIERFRMNLNPRSARLVALPKPSDTEREQWYFQRYISHMPTAGELVFFDRSWYNRGVVEPVFGFCTPDENARFFNQVQPFEQMLVEDGIHLFKFWLNVGRAEQLRRMLKRESDPLKQWKLSAIDVKGLRLWNEYSAAIQDTLARSHTAKAPWTVVRSDDKRRARLNAIRTVLHQFDYDRKDTGAIGEIDSTVCAGPEIWDA; this comes from the coding sequence ATGGAGCTGCCCTTTGACGGTGCGATCAGCGCCTTCGCCGAAAACGAGGCCCCGCAGGATATACGCGCGGCGCTTCAAAACGACGGCAAGGACAAGATCCTGACCGAATCCTATCCCCATGACACCCGCATGTCGCGCAAGCAGTACGACCGTGAAATGGACGCGCTGCAGATCGAGCTGGTCAAGCTGCAGGCCTGGGCTCACGAAAGTGGCACCCGCATCGTGATTGTCTTCGAAGGGCGCGATGCCGCTGGCAAGGGCGGCACGATCGAACGTTTCCGGATGAACCTGAACCCGCGCAGCGCACGGCTGGTGGCGCTGCCCAAACCCAGCGACACAGAACGCGAGCAATGGTATTTCCAGAGGTATATCAGCCATATGCCGACTGCGGGTGAATTGGTTTTCTTCGACCGCAGCTGGTACAACCGCGGCGTGGTCGAGCCGGTGTTCGGGTTTTGCACCCCTGACGAAAACGCCCGTTTCTTCAATCAGGTCCAGCCGTTCGAGCAGATGCTGGTCGAGGACGGGATCCATCTGTTCAAGTTCTGGCTCAACGTCGGGCGCGCCGAGCAACTGCGCCGGATGCTCAAGCGCGAAAGCGATCCGCTCAAGCAGTGGAAGCTCAGCGCCATCGACGTGAAGGGCCTGCGCCTGTGGAACGAATATTCCGCCGCCATTCAGGACACGCTGGCCCGGTCGCACACCGCCAAAGCGCCGTGGACGGTGGTGCGGTCCGACGACAAACGCCGCGCGCGGCTGAACGCGATCCGAACGGTGCTGCATCAATTCGACTATGACCGGAAGGATACGGGCGCCATCGGCGAGATCGACAGCACGGTCTGTGCGGGTCCCGAAATCTGGGATGCCTAA
- a CDS encoding alpha/beta fold hydrolase, translating into MIVVVSLGLAFVLVVQWRAFQREAQAQREYPPQGRVVDVDGTRVHVLTMGSGPDVVLLHGASGNVRDWTFSFAERLARDYRVVMFDRPGLGWTDRLPGKSGPWNTRYESPGEQAALLQKAADIVGVDRPVVVGHSFGGIVAMAWALNRPETTGAVVMLAGVANPWPGSLGWNYTVVGSGPGGGLLVPVASAFVPGGYVDSSIESIFAPQPAPDGYAQHVGAPLVLRRESLRANAQQVNYLRPHVVKMSARYPDLTLPVEIVHGDADTIVPLDIHARPLSQQVPGAVLTVLEGIGHMPHHAAPEQSAAAIDRAARRAGLRKGD; encoded by the coding sequence TTGATCGTCGTCGTCTCCCTTGGGCTGGCCTTTGTGCTGGTGGTGCAATGGCGTGCGTTCCAGCGCGAGGCGCAGGCGCAGCGCGAATACCCGCCACAGGGGCGTGTTGTGGATGTGGATGGCACGCGGGTACACGTGCTGACCATGGGCAGCGGGCCTGACGTCGTTCTGCTGCACGGGGCCAGCGGGAATGTCCGCGACTGGACGTTTTCCTTTGCCGAGCGGCTGGCGCGGGATTACCGGGTCGTGATGTTCGACCGTCCCGGTCTGGGCTGGACGGACCGGCTGCCCGGCAAGAGCGGGCCGTGGAACACGCGCTACGAATCCCCCGGCGAACAGGCGGCGTTGCTGCAAAAGGCCGCCGATATCGTCGGTGTGGACCGCCCCGTTGTGGTGGGCCATTCCTTTGGCGGGATCGTCGCGATGGCCTGGGCGCTGAACCGTCCTGAGACCACCGGTGCGGTGGTGATGCTGGCCGGTGTGGCCAATCCGTGGCCGGGATCGCTGGGCTGGAACTATACGGTGGTGGGGTCCGGCCCCGGTGGCGGGCTGCTGGTGCCGGTGGCGTCTGCCTTCGTGCCGGGCGGCTATGTCGACAGCTCGATCGAGAGTATCTTTGCGCCGCAGCCCGCCCCCGACGGATACGCTCAACACGTCGGTGCGCCGCTGGTGCTGCGCCGCGAAAGCCTGCGCGCCAATGCCCAGCAGGTGAATTACCTGCGCCCGCATGTGGTGAAGATGTCCGCGCGCTATCCCGATCTGACGCTCCCGGTCGAGATCGTCCACGGGGATGCCGATACCATCGTGCCGCTCGATATCCATGCAAGACCCCTGTCGCAGCAGGTTCCGGGTGCCGTGCTGACGGTGCTGGAAGGGATCGGCCACATGCCGCACCATGCCGCCCCCGAGCAAAGCGCCGCCGCCATCGACCGCGCCGCACGTCGTGCGGGTTTGCGTAAAGGCGATTAA
- the metA gene encoding homoserine O-acetyltransferase MetA codes for MPIKIPSALPAYEVLTREGVSVMDEDQAARQDIRPLRIALLNLMPKKIQTENQFARLIGATPLQIELSLLRMSDHKTRNTAAEHMESFYRPVSEVWDEKFDGLIITGAPIEHLDFEDVDYFDELRRVMDWTQTNVQSTFGVCWGGMAMINHFHGVQKHMLETKAFGCFRHRNMAPTSPYLNGFSDDCVIPVSRWTEMRQSEVDAVPGLKTLLGSDEVGPCLIEDPAHRALYIFNHFEYDRDTLKQEYDRDIAAGTPINVPANYYTNDDPALPPVNRWRSHAHLLYGNWIQEIYQSTPYDIEKIGS; via the coding sequence ATGCCTATCAAGATCCCCTCCGCCCTGCCCGCCTACGAGGTTCTGACCCGTGAAGGTGTCAGCGTCATGGACGAGGACCAGGCCGCACGGCAGGACATCCGGCCGCTGCGCATTGCGCTGCTGAACCTGATGCCGAAGAAGATCCAGACCGAAAACCAGTTCGCGCGGCTGATCGGGGCCACGCCGTTGCAGATCGAACTGTCGCTGCTGCGCATGTCGGACCACAAGACGCGCAACACCGCCGCCGAGCATATGGAGAGCTTCTACCGCCCGGTCTCTGAGGTCTGGGACGAGAAATTCGACGGGCTGATCATTACCGGCGCGCCGATCGAGCATCTGGATTTCGAGGATGTCGACTACTTTGACGAATTGCGGCGGGTGATGGACTGGACCCAGACCAACGTGCAATCGACATTCGGGGTGTGCTGGGGCGGCATGGCGATGATCAACCATTTCCACGGCGTGCAGAAACACATGCTGGAGACGAAAGCCTTCGGATGTTTCCGCCACCGCAACATGGCGCCGACCTCGCCCTATCTGAACGGGTTTTCCGACGATTGCGTGATCCCTGTGTCGCGCTGGACGGAAATGCGCCAGTCCGAAGTCGACGCCGTACCGGGGCTGAAGACCCTGCTGGGCAGTGACGAGGTCGGCCCCTGCCTGATCGAGGACCCCGCGCATCGCGCGCTTTATATCTTCAACCACTTTGAATACGACCGCGACACGCTAAAACAAGAGTATGACCGCGACATCGCCGCGGGCACGCCGATCAATGTGCCCGCGAATTATTACACGAATGACGATCCGGCCCTCCCCCCGGTGAACCGCTGGCGCAGCCACGCGCATCTGCTTTACGGGAACTGGATTCAGGAAATTTACCAGTCGACCCCCTATGACATTGAGAAAATCGGTAGCTAG
- a CDS encoding ATPase — MLYPDASSWRAAPRKSVLFFGMSGLGKTHVSKMLVGDGGWFHYSIDYRIGTNGMYQHIKDNLIAHAMREPFLAQMLRADAMYLEPNVHDHDLHAVSTYLGKPGNPVRGGLSMEEYQRRQSQFRDAEIAALNDTAAFKERAERLYGYPNFICDTGGSICEWIDTGAAQDPLLHELAQHCLLIWIKGSEDHTAELIRRFDRAPKPMAYQPAFLERVWAAYLERESCTETEVDPDAFIRWTYAQALAHRQPRYAAMARHGITVTAEEIAGLRGGQDFEELVASKL; from the coding sequence ATGCTCTACCCCGATGCCAGCAGCTGGCGCGCTGCTCCCCGTAAGTCCGTGCTGTTTTTCGGCATGTCCGGCCTTGGCAAGACCCATGTGTCGAAGATGCTTGTGGGCGACGGGGGGTGGTTTCACTACTCGATCGACTACCGGATCGGGACCAATGGCATGTACCAGCATATCAAGGACAACCTGATCGCCCACGCAATGCGCGAGCCGTTTCTGGCGCAGATGCTGCGTGCGGACGCGATGTATCTTGAACCCAACGTCCACGATCACGATCTGCATGCGGTCAGCACCTATCTGGGCAAGCCGGGCAATCCGGTGCGCGGCGGGCTGAGCATGGAGGAATACCAGCGCCGCCAGAGCCAGTTCCGCGACGCCGAGATCGCGGCGCTGAACGACACCGCCGCCTTCAAGGAGCGCGCCGAGCGCCTCTATGGCTATCCCAACTTCATCTGCGACACCGGCGGGTCGATATGCGAATGGATCGACACCGGCGCCGCACAGGATCCGCTGCTGCACGAGCTTGCGCAGCATTGCCTGCTGATCTGGATCAAGGGAAGCGAGGATCATACCGCCGAACTGATCCGCCGCTTCGACCGCGCGCCCAAGCCGATGGCCTACCAGCCCGCGTTTCTCGAACGGGTCTGGGCCGCCTATCTTGAACGGGAATCCTGTACGGAGACCGAGGTCGACCCCGATGCTTTCATCCGCTGGACCTACGCGCAGGCGCTGGCGCATCGCCAGCCCCGCTATGCCGCGATGGCCCGCCACGGTATCACCGTCACCGCCGAAGAGATCGCCGGGCTGCGCGGCGGTCAGGACTTCGAGGAGCTTGTCGCCTCGAAACTCTGA
- a CDS encoding DMT family transporter: protein MDVLLRAALWMTGAIASFSFMAIAGRELAGDYDTFEIMFYRSSVGVIVVIGIIALQNRWREIRFDHFGRHLLRNVFHFTGQNLWFFAVAFIPLAQVFALEFTSPLWVAVLAPLILGERMTRMRAFAAVLGFLGILVVARPSVDTFEFGLLAAAGAALFFALTNMLTKRLTRDNSIASILFFLTVTQFFFGLGAAGYDGDFALPTMAAAPYLILVGCAGLMAHFCLTNALAIAPATVVVPLDFARLPVIAIVAMLLYAEPLDVWVFVGAGVIFVANYLNIWNETRKTAWIA, encoded by the coding sequence ATGGACGTGTTGCTGCGGGCAGCCCTGTGGATGACGGGCGCTATCGCGTCGTTTTCCTTCATGGCGATTGCAGGGCGCGAGCTGGCGGGCGATTACGACACATTCGAGATCATGTTCTACCGATCCAGCGTAGGCGTGATCGTGGTGATCGGCATCATCGCGCTGCAAAACCGCTGGCGCGAGATCCGGTTTGACCATTTCGGCCGCCACCTGTTGCGCAACGTGTTCCATTTCACCGGCCAGAACCTGTGGTTCTTCGCCGTGGCCTTCATCCCGCTGGCGCAAGTCTTCGCGCTGGAATTCACGTCACCGCTCTGGGTGGCCGTCTTGGCGCCGCTGATCCTCGGCGAACGGATGACACGGATGCGCGCCTTTGCCGCCGTGCTGGGGTTTCTTGGCATCCTCGTCGTTGCCCGCCCCAGCGTCGATACCTTCGAGTTCGGGCTGCTGGCCGCTGCCGGTGCGGCCCTGTTCTTTGCGCTGACGAACATGCTGACAAAGCGGCTGACGCGCGACAATTCCATCGCGTCGATCCTGTTTTTCCTGACCGTGACGCAGTTCTTCTTCGGTCTGGGCGCGGCGGGCTATGACGGCGATTTCGCGCTGCCGACAATGGCCGCCGCGCCCTATCTGATCCTTGTGGGCTGCGCGGGGCTGATGGCGCATTTCTGTCTGACCAATGCGCTGGCGATCGCTCCGGCGACGGTTGTTGTGCCGCTCGATTTCGCGCGGCTTCCGGTGATCGCGATCGTGGCAATGCTGCTATATGCCGAACCGCTGGACGTCTGGGTCTTTGTGGGGGCCGGTGTGATTTTCGTCGCCAATTACCTCAATATCTGGAACGAGACCCGCAAGACGGCGTGGATCGCCTGA
- a CDS encoding putative quinol monooxygenase, with protein MTEVTLSGRLICATADEALRVRAALPAHIVLTRAEAGCISFEVTETDDPLVWNVSERFTGKAAFEAHQVRASASDWARETAGIKRDYVVDGL; from the coding sequence ATGACCGAGGTCACCCTCTCCGGCCGGCTGATCTGCGCGACCGCCGACGAGGCGCTGCGCGTACGCGCGGCCCTGCCCGCGCATATCGTTCTGACCCGTGCCGAGGCGGGATGTATTTCATTCGAGGTCACCGAAACGGACGACCCGCTGGTCTGGAACGTGTCGGAACGGTTCACCGGCAAGGCCGCCTTCGAGGCGCATCAGGTCCGTGCCTCCGCGTCCGACTGGGCCCGCGAAACCGCGGGGATCAAGCGCGACTACGTCGTTGACGGCCTCTGA